Genomic window (Tribolium castaneum strain GA2 chromosome 2, icTriCast1.1, whole genome shotgun sequence):
CACGTGTGTGCGCCCCCACTTTGTGCCAACCTGCGCCCTCGTAAATCTGGCCGTCACCACCcactaaaaaactaaaccataattaaaaaaaaaaaaacaaaaatcatcaaatttacTTGTATCCAATATCGTGAAAATCTAGATTTTCCATGTGAAAATTCTGAATGTTTCGCAAAATCGCCGCACATTCTTCCTCAGTGCTGCAAGTGTTGGTCACCGTGTGGTGCACGACCACGTTTTCGACAGGGATTAGGGCGTAATCCACTTCCAAAGCAGTGCGAGCCCCCCATCTAGTGCGACTCACGATTTCGGGGCACACTGCCGGCAAGTTTGACTCTGGAAACACCTCATTTAGCAATGGATGGGGTTTGAGCGGTGGTTTTACCTGTTCGAGCCAGAATTTGGTgcaaaattgagaaaataatcaCGAACTTTCGTCCCATATTCAACTTTGCCTtgtatgcaaaattaaaattatttatttaattagcaCGTCCTTTAATGGAACAACACGAGTAACCTTCGAGATGATAAACTTCTGCATTTATATACGGTGACCTGTGGGGTCTATGACTTTATCTTCTTGTTATGGTTTTTATCTCTGGGTTGTGGGGATTCCCGATCAGGGACTTCACCAACGGTGactaaagttaaataaaaacaagagcaacgaatttaattttatttttgtgctgGATTTTGCAGTCTTCTTAGACGTCCTTATCACTATCAGTTCTTatcatgttttattaaatcataACTTAACGTAATTTTCGTTACGCAGTTATCAAGTCACTTAGATACGGGGGGCAACTCAGTCAGTTAATTCGCAAGGTTTGTGCgggaaaaaaattttggtttttaaaattttgcaaaacttgtTGAGAGGCGCTGCCCGTCCGTTGTTTACTTCTTTCAAGGTTGCCTACACTGACCGTCTGGAATTTCATATCTTGACATTTGTGATTCTGCGAAAATGCCTAAATAAGGTCATTTTCCTAAAAAGTGCCGATAATTCGTGATGTAGTTGAGAagttttgcttaaaattagtATTAGAACGGCAGCTTATTACCATGGATGACCTAGGTAAGGACACAAACGCTTCGCTTATCCTAACCACCTGCCTCATAACCTAAATTTGTCCCAAGTTAACACATTATTAACAGGCGTGTTATCAGTagcgattgaaattaaattgaatatTAATCTTGATAACACCAATATTTGGAAATTGGTGCAATAATTAAGTGGGAGGTCAGCGATCAGCGGTTGCAAAAATGTTGACTTGTTGcaattttgtaaacaattcGCCTGACAGGTGTCAATTAAACTGACGTAACCCCATTAATTCAGTCTAAATTTATTTGGCCGGCAGCTGGCAATTCGAATTATAAAACTGTTTTCTAGCTTCATCTTTCCGCATAATGAATGGGTCTTTTTATAAAACTCTTTCAGTCGGATGCGGAGGACTATTTCTAGCGTTTCCTGTCTCATTCAATGCGTTATCCTGTGTCGTctcaaattttccaataaaaccCGCCTCGACCTCGTTATGAAACCATTGCGTCGCCGACAAATTAAATCCACACACATATAAGGCAAACGAGAAAGTGCAACCCATTTTCTAGGAGATGGGACCTTGAAGTCTCCAATCGCACAAAAAGCTGATTGTTTGTACACAATTACATCATATTTACACGACATGTGAGACCCCCACACCGACAAGTCCGCAGTAATTGTCCGCTCGcgattttgtaaatatttaaagtcGTTTGAGTCGCGTCGTTCCAGCAGCACTCCGAAAATAAAGCCTTTAATGACCGGCTAAAATTGGAGTGTCGGAAAATGTGATTAATCTCGAAAATTTCCGGTAAAATTCTCTTCTCTTGTTTTTTGGCGCCGGTGTCGTCTTGTGGGCAGTATTCTAAATTTGAACGTCGCGCACGCGCCAAAAtacatttgtaaataaaattaaaatggaaaataaaaataatcatagATATGTCCGCGAGTTTTCTTCATGTTTTCGGTCGTGTCGCGAAGACCACGTGATTTGGCCGTGTGCGAACTTTTGACAGACGTTTGAATTTGGCGctcagttttttcttttatccGATCATGGATCGCACGATGTACGGCAAAATTGTCCCCGGGACTTTACACCCCTATCAGTGCACCCTCAAAAATGGGACGTCCCCCGGATGTAAGTTTGTTTACGTTTTTTGAACTCTAATTGAACAAACAGCTGTACcaatttgtacttttttaattgaattaaaatattttttcctgttttttgacCATTGTCTGCAACGAGATGGCAAGGGTCCAAATGGCTGTCTAAAACGATTCTGAtgtaaaaacaacaaaaagatCATTGGGGTTACTCGGTCTGGTAGAGTCGCTTTTGCACACATGTGACAAATGAGATCATTTTCAATTGATGTGATTAGACTACGGaagactataacttaggagactaAACGAGATACAGATCGCAGTATTTTCCgtacccaaaaaaataatacggtAGTGTAAAAATGGGGGCGTTTCGAGCGTTATACCGACTCGACGCCaagtcgttttaaattaatttaaatccaaccaattcactaattatttggaaaaacatgCAGAAGTGTTacctttatatttttaacaaactgagaaaaactaacgattaaaattttcataagaaacgagaaaaaattattcaaaatttgcgCCTCGTCACGTATTTTTTAAGACGCTGTGAATACGGTTCAAgacacaagaaaaatgttaagaagaaattt
Coding sequences:
- the LOC658396 gene encoding peptidoglycan-recognition protein 2 — its product is MGRKFVIIFSILHQILARTESNLPAVCPEIVSRTRWGARTALEVDYALIPVENVVVHHTVTNTCSTEEECAAILRNIQNFHMENLDFHDIGYNFLVGGDGQIYEGAGWHKVGAHTRGYNSRSLGLGFIGNYTTQLPNKKQIQAAKDFLQCGVELGELGKSFKLFGARQVSATESPGLKLYRELQNWPHFTRSPPK